In the Chroococcidiopsis sp. SAG 2025 genome, one interval contains:
- a CDS encoding UDP-N-acetylmuramoyl-L-alanyl-D-glutamate--2,6-diaminopimelate ligase, translated as MKLGDLLAKVDSIEQLPQHPALDLEVKGLTTNSHACQVGDLFIGMPGTRVDGGEFWQSAIASGAIAALVSSQVAQKRAEGAEGEPCIISATDMVRACAGVAAAFYGYPATQMRLVGVTGTNGKTTTTHLIEFFLQQAKLSTALFGTLYSRWAGFEQTAAHTTPFAVELQQQLANAVQAGTQVAVMEVSSHALAQGRVLGCPFEVGVFTNLTQDHLDFHRDMEDYFAAKALLFSPDYLQGRAVINTDDPYGQRLIKQLPPERVWSYSVQAETTADFYLSDLGYEPTGVSGKLHTPAGEVEFRSPLVGQYNLANLLAAVAATLHLGVDLQLIANALPQFAGVPGRMERVQVSPHQDISAIVDYAHTPDSLENLLKAARPFIPGKMICVFGCGGDRDRTKRPKMGQIAADLADVVYVTSDNPRTEDPERILQDILAGIPNTIEPFVICDRATAIQTAIQQAQSGDGVLIAGKGHEDYQILGTEKIHFDDREQARNALRIRESGVGKRLEAEVSSASEPRSRESGISGER; from the coding sequence ATGAAGTTAGGTGACTTGTTAGCAAAAGTTGACAGTATCGAACAACTACCCCAGCATCCAGCTTTAGATCTGGAGGTGAAGGGTTTAACGACAAATTCTCATGCTTGCCAAGTTGGCGATCTCTTTATTGGAATGCCAGGAACGCGGGTAGATGGAGGAGAGTTTTGGCAAAGCGCGATCGCGAGTGGGGCGATCGCGGCTTTAGTTTCTTCTCAGGTAGCCCAAAAGAGAGCTGAGGGAGCTGAGGGAGAGCCTTGCATTATTTCTGCTACAGATATGGTTCGAGCCTGCGCTGGGGTGGCGGCTGCTTTTTACGGCTATCCAGCCACGCAAATGAGGCTGGTGGGGGTGACGGGAACAAATGGTAAAACGACCACCACTCATTTAATCGAATTTTTCCTCCAACAAGCAAAGTTATCTACAGCTTTATTTGGAACTCTTTATTCTCGTTGGGCAGGTTTCGAGCAAACAGCAGCTCATACTACGCCATTTGCTGTAGAACTGCAACAGCAATTAGCTAACGCCGTGCAAGCGGGGACTCAAGTAGCGGTGATGGAAGTCAGTTCTCATGCTTTAGCGCAAGGACGAGTTTTAGGGTGTCCGTTTGAAGTAGGGGTATTTACCAATCTCACTCAAGATCACCTAGACTTCCACCGCGATATGGAAGACTATTTTGCCGCAAAAGCCTTGCTGTTCAGTCCCGATTATCTCCAAGGACGAGCAGTTATCAACACAGACGATCCCTACGGACAAAGATTAATTAAACAACTACCGCCGGAACGGGTGTGGAGCTATAGCGTCCAAGCTGAAACAACAGCCGACTTCTATTTGAGCGATCTGGGTTACGAACCAACGGGAGTGAGCGGTAAATTACACACACCCGCAGGAGAAGTAGAATTTCGATCGCCGCTCGTGGGTCAGTATAATCTCGCCAATTTACTCGCAGCAGTAGCAGCCACTTTACACTTGGGCGTAGATTTACAACTCATCGCTAACGCATTGCCGCAGTTTGCCGGAGTCCCTGGCAGAATGGAGCGGGTGCAAGTGAGTCCCCATCAGGATATCAGCGCGATCGTCGATTATGCTCATACACCTGATAGTTTAGAAAACTTGTTGAAAGCAGCCCGACCATTTATTCCAGGTAAGATGATTTGCGTGTTTGGTTGTGGAGGCGATCGCGATCGCACCAAGCGCCCGAAGATGGGTCAAATCGCCGCCGATTTAGCAGATGTCGTTTACGTCACGTCTGATAATCCCCGCACCGAAGACCCAGAAAGGATTCTCCAAGATATTCTCGCTGGAATTCCCAACACAATAGAGCCATTTGTCATTTGCGATCGCGCTACAGCAATTCAAACGGCAATTCAACAAGCCCAATCCGGCGATGGCGTACTCATTGCTGGCAAAGGTCACGAAGACTACCAAATTTTAGGTACGGAAAAAATCCACTTTGACGATCGCGAACAGGCGAGAAATGCACTAAGAATTCGGGAGTCGGGAGTCGGGAAGCGGTTGGAGGCGGAGGTTTCCTCCGCATCGGAACCGCGTAGTCGGGAGTCGGGAATAAGTGGTGAGAGGTGA